TAATGGCTATACGTTTGGCGTCACTGCCAGCGATAGCGACACGCTTTTGCGGTTGCGACCGATCTGTCTACTGCTCATCACCTGTTTTAAAAGTCACAAATGATGATAATATGTGCTAATGTGGGTTTGTGTATAACAGTTAAAGGGAAAACTATGAGCCGTCTCACCATCGATATAACCGATCTGCAGCACCAAAGCCTGAAAGCCATGGCCGCGCTGCAAGGCAAGACTATCAAGCAATATGCGCTTGAACGTCTCTTTCCTGCCATGGATGATAGCGATCAGGCATGGCAGGAGATAAAGGCCTTATTGGATACACGAATCAGGGAAGGTTTGGAAGGGAAGGTATCCAAAAAGAGCGTGAATGACATACTTAATGAAGAGCTTACGAAAGAAGACCGCGTTTGATGGACTATATACTTACGGATGCTGCCGAAGCAGATTTACGGGCAATTATCCGATACACGCGCAAGCAATGGGGTGATGCGCAAGTGCGCCGCTATATTACCGCGTTGGAACATGGAATTGTGCGCCTCGCTGCCGGAAAAGGCGCTTTCAGGGACATGAGCGCCATTTTCCCTGCATTACGCATGGCACATTGCGGAAG
This genomic interval from Xenorhabdus doucetiae contains the following:
- a CDS encoding antitoxin: MSRLTIDITDLQHQSLKAMAALQGKTIKQYALERLFPAMDDSDQAWQEIKALLDTRIREGLEGKVSKKSVNDILNEELTKEDRV
- a CDS encoding type II toxin-antitoxin system RelE/ParE family toxin, encoding MDYILTDAAEADLRAIIRYTRKQWGDAQVRRYITALEHGIVRLAAGKGAFRDMSAIFPALRMAHCGSHYVFCLPQENTPALIVAIFHERMDLITRLAERLAGHKS